AAATATAGCAATCTTTTCACCCTGCAATCGAGAAAGTTCTGTAATCAATTCATAAATTTGTATTATAGATATATCTTGCAGGCCATCATCACCTCCCGAGATGCAGCTCGTGCTGCCTTGATGATACCAGATATTTATCAACCAATAAGAATtccataaagaaaatggaaagtacGCTTCTGTTTTAATGGAGAATGAGGGCTCATCAATGCAAGTGCTGTTAACACAAACAGGAACAGACAATGTGTTATGTGTGAGCCACATAATATTTCTTTGTGTAGTCTTTCTTTTCTACTGTGTAGTTAGATCTGACAATGGTCTATTTGTATTCGGAAACAAAGGTGGTTTGTACTCacatatggaattttttaaaaatagaaaggtagAGAAGCAGCAAAATACGTTTTTGTGTCCTCTCAATATGCCTCTGAAACCATTGACCTTAAGTGCCTAGATAAAGCTAAATTGTTCCTCTGGAGGTTCTATGCAAGATGCTTTATTAAGTAAACTCTATTTCTTTGtcatagaaataaaaggattttaaCAGTTTCGATAAAGCTTTGGTTTGAATTCAGAAGAAAACCTAGTCTATGGTCGATTCTGCTCACTTAAGTATATCCTATAGTGCAATCCTTATAACCCTTCcattaatttctaaataattgTCAAAAGATGCAAATATtcaaagaacaaaatatattattttgacatttttttccagagaatAGTAATGTGTCTGGATTTTAGATTAGAATATAAGACAATTGTAGAGGAAATACAACGCTAAGACACCTGTGATCCAGTACTCACTGTGAGTTAAGAAACTTTATAGGTTCATGTCTAAAATGAGCTGATTAAAGTAGAACAAATGCTTCAAAAATGATAACCGAGACTTATGCATATGGAAATATGAGCTCCtatcatttaattttctattgctCTAAATTTTCATGTGGGCCTATTTCATAGGATCATTTGAATGTAACAGTTTCTGTTCAAAAAATATGTTATGTTTTGCTAAGTAATTTCACATACACATTGCAATAGAGCTTGTCAGCATGGCCGTaatgaagaaagcaaaacatGATGTGTTCAATATTGCATTCATTCACaggtaaatttttaaatgcttggtGCTATCGTATGTTCTGCAATAAGGCATTAAATAATGATACGGTGTTTATTATTAAATTCACATTTAGATGAATATACATGGGACTTTAAGAAATTTTCTGAGTTAAGATTACATTTTTTGAGGGACCACAGAGTTTAATGATCCTAAGATTAGCTTAAATTACTATATAATGTTtgtttgtattagttttctaataCTGAAAAATTCTAGCATCTGATTGACAGATCTATATACCGAATGTCCAATTTGCAGCATTGCTTCTCTGGATTCAAGTGAGGGACCTTTAACAAGTGACATGTTTGACACTATTCTGTCTATACAGAAGTGCTGTTCTTCATCCACCCTTGCTGGAATATGATAACTTGGAAGATTTTGTGTAAGTTCATCCTACAGCCTCTCACTAGCAGCATGCTTTACATGTGACACATTATGTAGGTTCCTTGTGGGCAGTAAACTGTCTTCTCATGACATCCTGGAGGCCCAGATGTCACGCAAAGGGCACTCACCCACTTGGAAAAGGTCACTATTTTCCACAATACGAAAATGTTAGAGTATGCATAGGACATGGATGCTTTCACCACCCACAGGATTTTTCCTAATTAATCCTATTTTAAAAGGCCATTGCTAGATACTTCAGAGTACCAATAACCTCACGTATTTTGTAAGTAGatctttagttttcatttttagataTTTCCCAGCACAAGCTCGATAAGTAAGAGGTAGAACAACCTGCTTTCCTCTCAACGTACAACCCCAAATTTGAGAATCTATATATAcaaccaaaaatagaaaaatgatcaTGGTCAATGTATTAGCAATAATAACATAAGAAATGACAAAAGATTGCATTAAAATATGATAAGCAATTTTCTATACAAAAAAGTAATGCACAAAGGAGCAGAAATATCTAAATAATTTGAGAGAAGAAAAGTCCTTGGACCTTGAAAAATGTCAAGCAAATATTTAAGCGCCGTCAGAAAAGTTACAGAattaagaatgttttcttttaaatatttgttttgaagCTTACAATTAGGGTTACTTTCACATCTCAGTATATACTTTTTGTGATTCGTTAACCTTCAAAAGATGAGCAAGGTGTTTGTTAAGATATTGGTTAAGTAGCGTTCTACGGAAGGTCAATAACCACCATAGCCAAATTTGGAAGATATTGGacatcacaagggaaaaataaccaCATTTCCTTACTTAGCTAAGAAGGGCACTTCCATATCTTGTACTATAATCTCAAATTTGCTATGCTTCTTGTTTCTATTGGTTTGAGAGTTACACACATTATATATTCTCTGTCACATAATAGCTACAAAGGAGCTATCTGAAAGTTCAAACTCTGCTGTTCTATTTTTATTCATCTGGtgaaacaaatgaattaatagaAGTAACAGATGATGTTAAAACATCTAGAGGACAATACTGTTGCTTATTCCTGCATGGCTGCTGACATTTCACAAAGCAAAAATTCTTACTGGacttcctgcttctcctcctcaGTGGTGTGTACGCTACAAAATCTTAGGTCAAACCTAGAGTTACTCCAATGAAACATTAGATTAATGACTGATTAACAAATACTAATATTTATGgttgcaaattatttttaaagattgtcttcctggacatggaagcaacctaaatgttcattgagagatgaatggataaagaagatgtggtacctatatacaatggaatattacttagtcataaaaaagaatgaaataatgccatttgcagcaacatggatggaccttgagattgtcatactgagtggagtacgtcagacagagaaagacaaatatatgttatcatttatatgtggaatctaaaaaaaggtacaaataaacttatttacaaaacagaaatagagtcacagatatagaaaacaaacttatggttaccaagggggaaaaggggagggataaattgggagattgggattgacgtatacacactactatatataaaatagataactaataaggacttactatatagcacagggaattctactcaatactctgtaatgacctgtatggggaaataatctaaaaagagaggatatatgtacatgtataactgattcactatgctgtacagcagaaactaacacaacattgtaaatcaagtatactccaataaaaatttattttaagaaaagatcgtcttgggcttccctggtggcgcagtggttgagaatccgcctgccaatgcaggggacacgggttcgtgccccggtccgggaagatcccacatgccgtggagcggctgagcccatgagccatggccgctgtgcctgcacgtccggagcctgtgctccgcaacaggagaggccacaacagtgagaggcccgcgtaccacaaaaaaaaaaaaaaaaaaaaaaaaaaaaaaaaaaaaaaaaaaatcgtcttGTGAGAGAATTATATAATATGAAGAACTTTGAGTCTTACTCTCTCAGCAAGATGCTATGATTCATGATAAGTATACATGAAATCTTCATCTCTAATTGGATGCCCATCTGGCTGTGTTTACTCTGTTTTTGGAAAAGAACGAATGCttgttaaatacattttaaacatacCTGAGAGATTTGATGGCCCTGTTGTTGGCAAAAGTATCTAATACGTTGAATATATTGGTCAATTCTGGTACTACTCTCAAATCACTCACTACCCTCCATTCACACAAGCTTCCTGCTCTGAAAACTCTCCAAATTTGTGCTTTTGATCTTATTCTCCCTGCCTAGAACACACCTGCttcagtttatcacaggatgctCTCCTAATCCTTCTAATTACAATTCATGTGTCattctttaaaagacaaaatgcCTCTGACCTTGCTGAAAGTAGCTGCCCCCCGGTTTATAATACCATTTCACTCCCTTTATACTACCTTATACGCTCTAATAGTATCATATCTTTATCAGTGTTTACTCTTATTTTCTGTTATTCCCCCAGATAATGTGTAACCTCCATAAAGGAAGGGATAGTATCTGTCTTATCACTACATCTCCATCACCCTTTACAGAAGTTGGCATGTAATAGAAATTCCTTATTATTTACTGAAGGATTATGAACACTGAAATAACTTCAAATGATGCAAATGTATTAATCAAATGATACACTGAAATACTGAGTTGTAAATCTGAAACAgttattttattcaaatagatttttttcaatcatttcagggactatatattaaaaaaacaaagcaagagactggtttaataatttaaatgatgAAGGGAACAATGATTAAGTAGTCATGTTACTGTGTACATTTCTTTTGGATCAATTAAGATTAAGGAAAATTAAAGAGATTATTTCTCCACTGTTCATCCTTTCTTTATGAGGAGTTGAGCTTCTGACATATATAATTCCTTCAGCTCTCTGATGGTTTCAGGAAAACTCACTGATTTTCAAGTTGTTcaactttttcttgttttagacAGAAGTGTTGacttctaagctctttacatgttgGGGCTGAAACTGGAAGTCCATACATTCCTTAAGAGCCACCCCTAATGGCTTCACCTTCTCTAATTTTTAGAAGATATTCcagtggagaagaaagaaactACTCTCTATATTGAGACGTGATTATTCAGAATTAAGCTTTGAGTAAAGACTCAGATTCCAAAATCACAGCTCAAAATATCTGAACAATCTGTTAGACTAAccctacatttttttccttatgtgtGCTGCTTTAAAGCCTAACCTAATTATCATTCAagtgtaaatatttaattttcttcagtcTATCTTAGGCAAGATAAGGAAAAGATGATTCTGTCTGATTTTGAACTCCATGGACAATGCTTCATGATTGGTTATGATGGAGACCTAAAATGCTGTCTTGATTGGAGTTCATTAAAGAAGGGCAATATATTATTTGAGTTCATGGTTTGATAGAAGGAAGACAGTCCTCTGATATCCAGTTTAAAGATAACTATACCCAGAGGGTTAATCACAATCAACACATTGGTGCTTAGACgttaataaagaatttttaattttttgtggaaaaAAGAGCTTAAATACCTACCTTCCACTTATTTTAGTCAGAGGAAATATATCTATGAAGCTATAAGTCAATAAATATCAGCTAATATCAATATATTGATCTGGAATTAGTTGGCTAAACAAAATTTTTTGCTGTAATCATAATGTAATTTACTAGAGAAACATACACTTTGAGAAAACTTGGAACTAAATCTCAGATCAGTAATTTACAATCTGTATGATCTTGGCTAAACTAGGAACAATTATCACTACCTTGCCAGAtattaaagtaattaaattaattaaataagaaacATGACGCACAGCTGGCAACACAAAATTATTACATGTGAGCTAATGTATAACTATCAGCAAGTCCTATCTAGTCATGGAATATTGGTTATAAAATTTCCCTTATTATCCAGCTCTTAGAATTTTGAACTATGGGGAGATGAGAAATGAATATTTGTATCCACCCACACAGAATAAAactccaaatggaaaaaaaaatacaacatgtAGAATTTCTCATCAGTACTATCCTAAATCTAAATACCACTTTCCCTAGATTTCACTACCATCTGAcccaaaacataatttatttaaactcaAATCGATAAACCTTTACAGAAATCCTAGTCATATACTGACCAAAAGGAACCTTCAAAGAGCTCAAATTCTGGAGAAGAgttcagaaatacaaataaaacaatgaaaaattaagCATGACATTGATGTAAGAATAGAAAAATAGtgaatagaacagaataaagagtctAGATATCGACACACCCATATATAGATACTTGATTTATATACCAAGGGCATTGAACTGCAGTAGAAAATGGAGCAAGGTTTTAGGAGATGGTGCTGGATCAACTGCAATTTTGGCCcctaggacacacacacacacacacatcaatttCACATTGATGGTATATTTAAAcgttgaaaggaaaagaaaaaacattttctaatgttatcatatggtatcttcattaattttcttaataagGACAAAAAAGTACGAACCATaaataaaagattgataaattggactaacTTAAAGTAAGGAAACTTGTACCAGTCTAAAGGCATGATTGAGTGAAAAGGCAGGCAGTGATATGGGagaagatattaaatatatatatctccaataAAGACCTAATATATGGACTACATAAAAGACTCTTCACATCCTAAAAGCAGACAACCAACTAAAACCATGAGCTAAGGACCTGAATgtctactacacacacacacacacacacacacacacacacacacacacaaataatattcaaatggccagaagcattttaaaaatgttctcaacCTGATGAATCAACagagaaattcaaaataaaaccaatattTGTTATAACTACATactcactagaatggctaaactTAAAAGaactaacaattataaatatggatGAGGATGTAAAGCAAGTGGAATTCTTATGCTTTTGAGAGTAGAAATCAATATTGGTATAATTACAGAGCATAACCTTGTCATAGTATAAAATAAAGCTGAGCAGGCACATTTCATACAATTTGTCAACTTTACGCCTAAATATATTACCCAATAGAAATATCTCCATTTGTATATCAAAAGATATGTACAAGAATAAAAGAGTGTTTTATACATTATTTCTAACAGATCCAAGCTTGAAGGAGCCCTTCTGACCGGCAACagcagaatgaataaatacattttgttgttttggtaCCTTGAATATTatacataaaggaaaataaacaggCTACTGGTATGTTTAATAGCATGGAAGAATCACACAAAcacaatatttaataaagaagCCCAAGACAAATTGGTAGAtactatataatttcattttaaagttcaaaaacaggcaaaactaatataTGGGTTGGAGGTCAGAATAAAGGCTACATCTGTGAAGTAACGATTTATGTACAAATTCATATGTATGTCACATTTTAACTAAAATctcatataaaattatttttaaaaatcatcagtcCAACAAGGTCAGCAATAGAAATATGTCTGAGATAATAGGAAAGCTAAGTCAAGGTATGATTTACTCATTAGGGGAAGAGGCAAGGAGAGGGCCCGGGAAAAGCTTCAAAAAATAAAGGGTACAGATGTCACAAACTAAAAATATCTAGGAGAGCCAGGCAAGTAAGGCAAAATAATGAACTAGAATGAATGGGTTTTGAAACAGTAGCATGAACATAGTGATAAGAGAAACCAACATTCAGCACCCATCAGGAGAGATGGGTTCCGGGAACCAGAGGCACATGCCTTCTCCAAAGGGAACAACCACTAGTTAACATCTAGAGAACACTGTCTTTCTTGCACAGTGACAAAGTTTCTAAATAttacagttcctcaaaaaggtGAACATTCATCCCTGTacactttagttttattttatgtatttatttattaaaattctatttCTGCTTGCTGATAAAGCAgcacttttttttggttttgtttgatttatttttggctatgccccatggcatgcaggatcttagttccctgaccagggattgaacccgcaccccctgcattggaagtgtggagtcttaaccactggaccaccagggaagtcccttactttattttttgaaatatataccCCTACACATTTTATGttgaatgaggaaaaaaattgtaCCTTTAATACAGCTATCCCATAGTATGTGACTTCTGGTAAATACTGAGATAGTTCAAATTTGTCTTATTCACCTCTGTATCTCTTGTGCCTAGCACAGGATGGCTTGGGATGTAGTAAGTAAGTAATACAAACTTTACTGAATAAATTAACAGTTTAATAAAGTTGGGCTGTGTTTCTAAAAGTGACTCTGAGTCTTCAGGGTAGATAGATCAGAAGTTCATCCTGGTCTTGATGATGACATGCAAAAGTGTGGATGCTTATAAAAAGCAGCATGTTTGGGGAACTATGTGTAAGTAGAATCATAGGAGCTTAGAATTTGCAATACTGAGAAGATGAAGCCAAAGAAGTGGGAGggagaaagacaatgaaaaaaaaaaaaaaaaaaaaacagatgtcaTGATAAGGggtctgtattttcattttacaggagTAGATCATAAGAAGCCATCAAAGACTTAAGCAAGAGTGAAATATGATTCAGTTTGCAATCAGAAAGGACATTCTGGTCGAAGTATGTTCACTGGAAGAGAAAGATAAGGAGATCATTCCTAATCTTGCCTTTTCAATATAACTTCCACCAAGGGCTTTTTGGGTCTCTTAAGTATGTAGGATCAGAGATATCAGCGATCTATAAGTCAGCTTGAGGAATAAACCATCAAGCTATTCCCCCACTGTAGATTAAAAACATATGGTTGAGTGTACCATGCCCTAGATACTTCTGCAGGGAGTCGAGGTTGGCCgtgtgtgtgttaaaataaaataatgaaggacAAACTGAAGAACCAGATTCTTAGTTCTGACTTAAACTCATTTATTACAACCCAAACCGAATAAAGTCTTCCCACACCTAAGCGACATTGAATAGCATTCTAAACCAAATAATTATATGGCAACGAGagatgaaaaaaaagataaaaatgtaaaaggaacaACTTTCATTAAATCAGGGACAGGAAAATCAAGAAAAAGCAGTCACTACATACTAGGAAAGAAGAAGCAAAAGTCCCTGGAGTTTAACTTTTTGTCTTGGATCTTCAGCGTGATTATTAGCTGGAATAAGGAAGTTACAGGCCTCCCCAGGCAGAGCAAGACGGGTGGCAAGTACTAAACACACGTGTCAGAGGCTGGCATCCACTGAGGAGAGGATGCAGAGGTCTGAGGCTGCTGGACACAATGCCAAAAGAATTATCCCAAAGGAGAGGAAGGGTAGGGTGAACAAGAAGATGATATGAAATGAGGGCAGATGTGGAGTAATTGGAGACATGAAGCAAATATAGAGAATCTCTATTGGGAAGTAGAGGAGGGCAAAACAAGTGTTTGGACAATTCTCTGTGGGCAAAAGAGAGTTATTGACATTTTTGAGTAAGAGTCATatgatgaaattaattttaggagTATTAACTCTAAACACAGTATTCAAGCTAAAGAGAAGACACTAGTGataggagtcaagatggcagtaaGAAATGTATGTATTCACCAAAGGGAAACTCAACACAACCTGAGTGATGACGGCGATAATAGAAAGGGTAAATGTATGAAAAGACAATTTCAGTGGATCAAGGGAGAAAATAACCCAAGGGGCGGCATCCGTAAGTGAGGAGTCTCAGGGGTTGGCAGCTGCTAGACACATAGCTCAGAGGTCTATAGCATACTGGGAAGCAGGATCCAGAGATGCAAGAAGAAGCGGGAAGAAACCTGGTGCCTTGGCAGGGTCTGGGCACATAGCAACCAGAGGGAGAGCAGCTGGAAGTTTCACAGTTGCTGGGCTCACAGCTGGCCGGCTGGCAGTTGGTAGGTTCACTGCAGGTCTCTTGGCCGTTGCTCAGGAGCCAGATATGGTCTTGACAGCTGCAGGGCAAGCAGAGAACATTCCCACCGCTCACATTCATAGAGCAGAGGGCaatgaggagggaggaggaacatGACAGGCATTTCTGAGGGATCCCAAGCTGTAGTTTCCAGAGCAGTAGTTGTGACAAGGCACAGGGAGATTTCAAGAGCAGGCAGCGGTTGATTTGAAAGAAGTGAGCGTTTCATGTTTCTCGTTCGGCTTGCTCCCTGAAACACCCGCAGAAGGTGGTGATTCTGTACACTCTCTTCCTCCTTGCTGCCTGAGATGGCATCGGAACTCTGTTATAGCCCAGGACGTGGTGCCACCACCTCCCATAACACTGGGTGCTCCTTGCAATGCCTTCCATTGATTAAGTATATCTATAAAGCAGTGTCACAGAATCTTAACAGTACCTCTGCTTCTTAAATTATCCAACCTAAACAGGTATTTGAAAGGTCATTTACTTATTCTAATTATAACCACCGCTACATAAACATTCTTAGAATTCCTCTCTTGAAATTGACTTGAAGAGTGCTAATGAACTTCTGTAAAACAATGGCAAATGATGTCTCTTTGAGGGGGAATTCTACGCTTTTTGGAAATTGCCAAAGGTAAAAAACTTGAAAGCAATTATggcgtaaaagaatgaaaaatcctATAACCTATACGATTTGGGGCAGAGAGAGTCTAAAAATAATATACCATAGAAAATTTCAATGTGCCGAAATTTGTGCTTTGCTCTATTTTAGAATCCTGGTGGAAAGTGACTCCccactgaaatatatttaaaaaaaaaaaatcatgctcattttattcatttc
This genomic window from Kogia breviceps isolate mKogBre1 chromosome 5, mKogBre1 haplotype 1, whole genome shotgun sequence contains:
- the KRTAP26-1 gene encoding LOW QUALITY PROTEIN: keratin-associated protein 26-1 (The sequence of the model RefSeq protein was modified relative to this genomic sequence to represent the inferred CDS: deleted 2 bases in 1 codon), producing the protein CHNYCSGNYSLGSLRNACHVPPPSIALCSMNVSGGNVLCLPCSCQDHIWLLSNGQETCSEPTNCQPASCEPSNCETSSCSPSGCYVPRPCQGTRFLPASSCISGSCFPVCYRPLSYVSSSCQPLRLLTYGCRPLELSKHLFCPPLLPNRDSLYLLHVSNYSTSALISYHLLVHPTLPLLWDNSFGIVSSSLRPLHPLLSGCQPLTRVFSTCHPSCSAWGGL